A window of the Bacteriovorax sp. PP10 genome harbors these coding sequences:
- a CDS encoding glutamate--cysteine ligase yields MEIKITTKEELENFICRNWDDVNSYIENLAKDLPIPFYSSVDVRESKFKYAPVDHNMYPAGFNNLCAADLRDAIKVTSERLKRINPNAKMIGIFPESNTKNLMYLDHLSTLGKLIEDAGYKVRFLSFDPALFGEGQDCLALTSHSGFHVVICKATIENGELIVNGEKMDQIICNNDQSNPWPIDWAEIKTPISPTPKIGWFRRQKNIHFSYYKKVADEFCAHFGINPDLIQAKFKGVEDVDFEQKSGLEKLGSAVDEVIGQLKPGSKVFVKASQGTYGMGISVVSSGEEIINMNRKTRNKMDIGKNSIKFTSLLVQEGVETIIKYDDMPAEITIYLIDGKSIGGFMRVNGEKDDLGNLNSRGMVFRKLCMGDVVESPEDHTTKEAMYSVVARLATVASAYEIKEVL; encoded by the coding sequence ATGGAAATTAAAATTACTACTAAAGAAGAATTAGAAAATTTTATTTGTCGCAACTGGGACGATGTAAATTCTTATATCGAAAATCTTGCAAAAGACTTACCTATTCCATTTTACTCAAGTGTTGATGTCCGCGAGAGTAAATTTAAATACGCTCCCGTTGATCACAATATGTACCCTGCTGGATTTAACAATCTATGTGCTGCGGACTTAAGAGATGCAATCAAAGTTACAAGTGAGCGACTTAAGCGCATTAATCCTAATGCAAAAATGATCGGGATTTTTCCTGAATCAAATACAAAAAACTTAATGTACCTGGATCACTTAAGTACGTTAGGAAAATTAATTGAAGATGCTGGTTACAAAGTCCGCTTCTTAAGTTTTGATCCGGCACTGTTTGGTGAAGGACAAGACTGTCTGGCGCTTACATCTCACTCTGGATTTCACGTGGTGATTTGCAAGGCGACGATCGAAAACGGTGAATTGATTGTTAACGGCGAAAAGATGGATCAAATCATTTGTAACAATGATCAATCAAATCCATGGCCAATTGATTGGGCGGAAATTAAAACTCCGATCTCTCCTACTCCGAAAATTGGATGGTTTAGAAGACAAAAAAATATTCACTTTTCTTATTATAAAAAAGTGGCCGATGAATTCTGTGCTCACTTTGGAATTAACCCGGATCTTATTCAGGCGAAATTCAAAGGTGTAGAAGATGTCGACTTCGAACAAAAAAGTGGATTAGAAAAACTTGGAAGTGCGGTTGATGAAGTTATCGGCCAACTTAAACCTGGTTCAAAAGTTTTCGTTAAAGCTTCGCAAGGAACTTACGGGATGGGAATTTCCGTAGTGTCTTCTGGTGAAGAGATCATCAACATGAACAGAAAAACCAGAAACAAAATGGACATTGGTAAAAATAGTATCAAGTTCACTTCGCTTCTAGTTCAAGAAGGTGTTGAGACAATTATTAAGTACGATGACATGCCAGCTGAAATTACGATCTATCTTATTGATGGAAAAAGTATTGGAGGCTTCATGAGAGTTAACGGTGAAAAAGATGACCTAGGAAATCTTAACAGCCGTGGAATGGTTTTTAGAAAATTATGTATGGGTGACGTGGTAGAAAGCCCAGAAGATCACACGACGAAAGAAGCAATGTACTCAGTCGTTGCAAGACTTGCAACAGTTGCTTCAGCTTACGAAATTAAAGAAGTACTTTAA
- a CDS encoding ArsA family ATPase, with translation MINIPNKKVELFCGTGGVGKTTVATARAVSLAREGRRVLLVTIDPAKRLKQILNLPDVDDGAVNTISLDLFDGDKNQTFDAMLMSPGATLKRIAIKKGLEKEFESTIIKTLSRPYGGMNEIMSIIEVQYQLERNVYDTIILDTPPGKHFIDFLESSEKIKNFFDKSFLEIFEYLGRSIHGGSKSKNIFTLMISTGVKKLLSYLEDVTGADFVMEFIDAVLALYKSRDSFLNALDFQKQLKNENFSNWFLVTSVEQQKIDEAQGLKNQAEHFIHNDFFLVINKCLTPYLNAWQPALNTPLYRLKTGLVLREANLTEFASKNFRNVLKFHEINNPSPLEHVKGLALQFKD, from the coding sequence ATGATTAATATTCCTAATAAAAAAGTTGAACTCTTCTGCGGTACCGGTGGTGTTGGTAAAACAACTGTTGCTACGGCAAGAGCTGTTAGCCTCGCTCGCGAAGGTCGTCGTGTTCTTTTAGTGACGATTGATCCGGCCAAAAGATTAAAACAAATATTAAATCTTCCTGATGTGGATGACGGTGCCGTCAATACCATCAGTCTCGATTTATTTGATGGTGATAAAAACCAAACCTTTGATGCCATGCTGATGTCTCCAGGGGCAACACTGAAGAGAATCGCTATAAAAAAAGGGCTGGAAAAAGAATTTGAATCAACCATTATCAAAACGCTCTCTCGTCCTTATGGCGGGATGAATGAGATTATGTCGATCATTGAAGTTCAGTATCAACTGGAACGCAACGTATACGATACTATTATTCTCGATACTCCACCTGGAAAACACTTTATTGATTTCCTTGAATCATCGGAAAAAATTAAGAATTTTTTTGATAAATCATTTCTGGAAATTTTTGAATACCTGGGAAGAAGTATTCATGGTGGGTCAAAGAGTAAGAATATCTTCACTCTGATGATCTCTACCGGGGTTAAGAAGCTTTTGAGTTACCTGGAAGATGTCACAGGTGCAGATTTTGTTATGGAGTTTATTGATGCTGTTCTAGCGCTTTATAAAAGCCGTGACTCATTTCTCAATGCTCTTGATTTTCAAAAACAGCTTAAGAATGAAAACTTTTCTAACTGGTTTCTAGTGACTTCAGTTGAACAACAAAAGATTGATGAAGCACAGGGACTAAAAAATCAGGCCGAACATTTCATTCATAATGACTTTTTTCTGGTTATCAACAAGTGCCTTACGCCTTATTTGAATGCCTGGCAGCCTGCCTTAAATACTCCACTTTACAGACTTAAGACTGGATTAGTTTTAAGAGAGGCGAACCTTACCGAGTTTGCTAGTAAAAACTTCCGAAACGTACTAAAATTCCATGAAATAAACAACCCGTCGCCACTTGAGCACGTTAAAGGTTTGGCCCTACAATTTAAGGACTAA
- a CDS encoding ArsA family ATPase: protein MSSPAKRLYIFTGKGGVGKTSLAMAMTKHLEHQGLKPKYNSFYQDPERSLWKELSLPVLDIELFSSAETYIARKLKSTTIASWIMKTHFFKSIFQMVPGLGHMILLGNIIDELEKDPELIIVLDSPASGHALTMFESSSNFKKIFRAGLIVKDIERMHNFLASPGFLKTIIVTLATELAMNEAKDLKVELDHNSTGPDLNVGIIVNDSFLKYLKNNQIDEADLPDFLAKKISLEKEIIGTTPALPHVDENTQPEIIKKLTPFMSEFV, encoded by the coding sequence ATGAGCTCACCTGCAAAGAGACTCTACATTTTTACTGGTAAAGGCGGCGTAGGAAAAACTTCTCTTGCGATGGCCATGACTAAACATCTTGAGCACCAAGGGCTTAAACCAAAATACAATTCTTTTTATCAGGATCCCGAGAGAAGTTTATGGAAGGAACTTAGTCTTCCAGTCCTTGATATCGAACTCTTCTCGAGTGCTGAAACTTATATTGCCAGAAAATTAAAATCGACGACGATCGCTTCATGGATTATGAAGACGCATTTTTTTAAATCGATTTTCCAGATGGTGCCAGGTCTGGGCCATATGATTTTACTTGGTAATATTATTGATGAGCTGGAAAAAGATCCGGAACTTATTATCGTACTTGATTCTCCGGCCTCTGGGCATGCACTGACGATGTTTGAGTCGTCTTCGAATTTTAAGAAGATTTTTCGTGCAGGGCTTATCGTAAAAGATATTGAGAGAATGCATAACTTTTTGGCCTCTCCTGGCTTTTTAAAAACAATCATCGTAACACTCGCTACAGAGCTTGCGATGAATGAAGCAAAAGATTTAAAAGTGGAACTTGATCATAATTCTACTGGCCCTGATCTCAATGTCGGCATTATCGTGAATGACTCTTTTTTAAAATATTTAAAAAATAATCAAATTGATGAAGCGGATCTTCCCGACTTTCTCGCCAAGAAAATCTCTCTTGAAAAAGAAATTATCGGAACGACACCTGCTCTTCCTCATGTTGATGAGAACACTCAGCCTGAAATTATAAAAAAACTGACTCCGTTTATGTCGGAGTTTGTATGA
- a CDS encoding polyhydroxyalkanoate synthesis regulator DNA-binding domain-containing protein — protein sequence MSDVRIIKRYQNRKLYDTHQSCYVTLEEIAQIIREGNEIQVIDNKTKNDITYITQIQLLFDQEKKSTRAGDVELLKRVIRSEEGTFTGHIKALEKKLGGEVSEFKAPFMNNENSAIETTTTLN from the coding sequence ATGAGCGACGTAAGAATCATTAAGCGTTACCAAAACCGCAAACTTTATGACACTCACCAGAGCTGTTACGTGACTCTAGAAGAGATCGCGCAAATCATCCGTGAAGGTAACGAAATTCAAGTTATCGACAACAAAACTAAAAATGACATCACTTACATTACTCAAATCCAACTTCTATTTGATCAAGAGAAAAAATCAACTAGAGCTGGTGATGTAGAGCTTCTAAAGCGCGTAATTCGCTCAGAAGAAGGAACATTTACTGGTCACATCAAAGCTCTTGAAAAGAAGCTTGGTGGGGAAGTATCTGAGTTCAAAGCACCATTCATGAACAATGAAAACTCTGCTATTGAAACTACAACTACTTTAAACTAA
- a CDS encoding tetratricopeptide repeat protein yields MRILKFSLLSILLTFISCAQMTVHKDVVPKAIAFNPGAELGIKGEQLQDMVESAKKAGGAAPEYLATDLFIKGNDASMRGDFQTAGRIFKLVSELQPEDMYVKRKYAFELIRMGELKDAEKILESVFKKSDMKDETVGLILGSVYSSLEKPKEARLTYSRLLAVNPESEEACLYLARSYAAEKLYKEAHGLLAGCEKKATDNPVFSFFRGRVEYDRGNKAQAKVFFQKSLDIDGTYSQAALALGALYEEKENFTAALKIYKDFVADENNSSNTQVLSRLVTIMFSLEKNAEVIPYAETLVSLDATDLNLKVRLGLLYSDIERYDDASKLFKDVLEVVPESDKVLYYLGALNQQTNNPADAIGYFKRIPVSSPLFGDAGLQVGQVMSAQAREDFVQGKTDTMVSFNGFIDGRVKENPEMQMELKMLQAAFFEDTFQYKNAITTLNTVKDLKGFTESHSYYLASLLEKDGQFGEARHLVQVIVDKDPNNAHALNFLGYSYLERNEKLDVAFEYISKAVSLRPEDGYIRDSLAWYFYQTGKFNEALAESKKASELVKGDPTITKHLGMIYQRLRAYDKAKIYLTEALKNAQVQSERDDVLKLLEDVEKGRLPAAVANP; encoded by the coding sequence ATGCGCATATTAAAATTTTCGCTTCTTTCTATCCTTCTCACTTTCATCTCATGTGCTCAGATGACTGTGCATAAAGATGTCGTGCCTAAAGCAATCGCATTTAATCCCGGTGCAGAATTGGGAATCAAAGGCGAGCAGCTTCAAGACATGGTGGAAAGCGCCAAAAAAGCAGGTGGGGCCGCTCCGGAATACCTCGCGACAGATTTATTCATTAAAGGAAACGACGCTTCGATGAGGGGAGACTTTCAGACTGCTGGAAGAATCTTCAAACTTGTTTCGGAACTTCAGCCAGAAGATATGTATGTAAAGAGAAAGTACGCTTTTGAACTTATCCGCATGGGTGAGTTAAAAGACGCGGAAAAAATCCTTGAGTCAGTATTTAAAAAATCAGACATGAAAGATGAGACCGTTGGTCTTATATTGGGAAGTGTTTATAGTTCTCTGGAAAAGCCTAAAGAAGCACGTTTAACTTATTCGCGCTTACTTGCCGTGAATCCTGAGTCAGAAGAAGCTTGTCTTTACCTGGCACGTTCATATGCAGCTGAAAAACTCTATAAAGAAGCTCACGGATTACTTGCTGGATGTGAAAAGAAAGCAACGGACAATCCAGTGTTCTCATTTTTTAGAGGAAGAGTGGAGTACGATAGAGGAAATAAAGCTCAGGCAAAAGTTTTCTTCCAGAAGTCTCTTGATATCGATGGAACTTACTCACAAGCGGCGCTTGCCCTTGGTGCTCTTTATGAAGAAAAAGAAAACTTCACAGCAGCTCTAAAGATCTACAAAGACTTTGTTGCTGATGAAAATAATAGCTCAAACACTCAGGTGCTTTCTCGCCTGGTGACGATCATGTTCTCACTGGAAAAAAATGCAGAAGTCATTCCATACGCTGAAACATTGGTGTCATTGGATGCAACAGACTTAAACCTTAAAGTCAGACTTGGTTTATTGTACTCAGATATTGAACGCTATGATGACGCCTCTAAATTATTTAAAGATGTTTTGGAAGTTGTTCCAGAATCGGACAAAGTTTTATACTACCTTGGTGCCTTAAATCAGCAGACAAATAATCCAGCTGACGCTATTGGATACTTTAAAAGAATTCCTGTATCAAGCCCGCTTTTTGGTGATGCTGGATTGCAAGTTGGACAAGTGATGAGTGCTCAGGCGAGAGAAGATTTCGTACAGGGTAAAACTGATACAATGGTATCGTTTAATGGTTTTATTGATGGGCGTGTAAAAGAGAATCCAGAAATGCAGATGGAGCTTAAAATGCTTCAGGCCGCTTTTTTTGAAGACACTTTCCAATACAAAAATGCGATTACAACTCTTAATACAGTTAAAGATCTTAAAGGATTTACGGAAAGTCATAGTTACTATCTGGCCTCTTTGCTGGAAAAAGACGGACAGTTCGGTGAAGCCCGCCACCTGGTTCAAGTGATTGTAGATAAAGATCCCAACAATGCTCACGCACTTAACTTTTTAGGTTATTCATATTTAGAAAGAAACGAAAAACTTGATGTTGCTTTCGAGTATATTTCAAAAGCTGTTTCATTGAGACCGGAGGACGGTTATATTAGAGACTCTCTTGCTTGGTATTTTTATCAAACAGGAAAGTTTAACGAGGCCCTTGCTGAATCGAAAAAAGCGAGTGAATTAGTTAAGGGAGATCCGACGATTACGAAGCACCTCGGAATGATTTATCAACGTCTTCGCGCTTATGATAAAGCGAAGATTTATTTAACTGAAGCGCTGAAGAATGCACAAGTTCAATCAGAAAGAGATGATGTATTAAAATTATTAGAAGATGTGGAAAAAGGAAGATTACCGGCAGCTGTAGCAAATCCGTAG
- a CDS encoding ABC transporter substrate-binding protein gives MKMRNILLAMTLVIASILSGCAKKQDASERVLNIVSPAEIKGFDPIMADDLYSGREIGKIYESLLAYHWLKVPYELIPNLAETMPEISKDGITYTFKIRKGVLFQDDAAFPNGKGRELEASDFVYSIKRLADSKSQANGWWILDGKLKGLNEWRDKNANLPVTNYDEEVEGLKALDKYTLQFKLAKPFPQFLYALAMGFTSAVSKEVVAKYGKEFINHPVGTGPYVLPKFDQGKRITYTKNPTFREKFYPSDASPEYKDYLADAGKRLPLVDKIVVHVMVESQPGWLKFNKGELDYYSIPKDNFASAIKDNKLSADLEAKGIILSITPLLDLTYTGFNFDNKLFQNTKLRRAMALAFDENKSNELFYNNTSFSAQGAIPPGIAGNVKDYKNPYKGPNLDAAKKMLAEAGYPEGKGLPEITYDIPDSTTSRQSGEFFQKQMEQIGIKIKISASPWPEFQAKLKKRGGQMFGLAWGADYPDGENFLQLFYGPNSSPGSNSTNYNNPVFNKQFETAVMMQDSPARTALYEKLNQFLAEEVVVIFNMHRQSYTVQQGWLRNYHSSDLNHDAYQYLNVDTAKKEELIKKF, from the coding sequence ATGAAAATGCGAAACATCCTATTGGCAATGACTCTAGTCATCGCTTCAATTTTATCTGGTTGTGCAAAGAAACAAGATGCAAGCGAACGTGTTCTTAACATCGTTAGCCCTGCAGAGATCAAAGGTTTCGATCCAATCATGGCAGACGATCTTTACTCAGGTAGAGAAATTGGAAAGATCTACGAAAGTCTTCTTGCTTACCACTGGTTAAAAGTTCCATACGAACTAATTCCTAACCTTGCTGAAACAATGCCAGAGATTTCAAAAGACGGAATCACTTATACTTTCAAAATTAGAAAAGGTGTTTTATTCCAAGACGACGCTGCTTTCCCTAACGGAAAGGGTAGAGAGCTTGAAGCATCGGACTTCGTTTATTCAATTAAGCGTTTAGCTGATTCAAAAAGCCAAGCTAATGGTTGGTGGATTCTTGATGGAAAACTAAAAGGTTTAAATGAATGGCGTGATAAAAACGCAAACCTTCCAGTAACTAACTACGATGAAGAAGTTGAAGGTCTAAAAGCTTTAGATAAATACACTCTTCAATTCAAACTAGCGAAGCCGTTCCCGCAATTCCTTTACGCTCTTGCAATGGGATTCACGTCAGCAGTTTCAAAAGAAGTTGTAGCTAAATACGGTAAAGAGTTTATCAATCACCCGGTTGGAACTGGACCATATGTTCTTCCAAAATTCGATCAAGGGAAGAGAATCACTTATACAAAGAACCCAACGTTCAGAGAAAAATTCTACCCATCTGATGCATCACCAGAGTACAAAGATTATCTAGCTGACGCTGGAAAAAGACTTCCTCTAGTAGATAAGATCGTTGTTCACGTTATGGTTGAATCTCAACCAGGTTGGTTAAAATTCAACAAAGGTGAGCTTGATTACTACAGCATTCCAAAAGATAACTTTGCTTCAGCAATTAAAGACAACAAGCTTTCAGCTGACCTAGAAGCAAAAGGAATTATTCTTTCAATCACTCCACTTCTTGACCTTACGTACACAGGTTTCAACTTCGATAACAAGTTATTCCAAAACACGAAATTAAGAAGAGCTATGGCGCTTGCTTTTGATGAAAACAAGAGTAACGAACTTTTCTACAACAACACATCTTTCTCAGCTCAAGGTGCAATTCCACCAGGGATTGCTGGAAATGTTAAAGACTACAAAAATCCATACAAGGGACCAAACCTAGACGCTGCTAAAAAAATGCTAGCTGAAGCTGGATACCCAGAAGGAAAAGGACTACCGGAAATTACTTACGATATTCCTGATTCAACAACATCTCGTCAGTCAGGTGAATTCTTCCAAAAACAAATGGAACAAATTGGAATCAAAATTAAGATTTCAGCTTCTCCATGGCCGGAATTCCAAGCGAAGTTAAAGAAAAGAGGCGGACAAATGTTCGGTCTAGCGTGGGGAGCAGATTATCCAGATGGAGAAAACTTCTTACAACTTTTCTACGGACCTAACTCTAGCCCAGGGTCTAACAGTACTAACTACAATAACCCTGTATTCAATAAGCAATTTGAAACAGCTGTTATGATGCAAGATTCTCCAGCAAGAACTGCTCTTTATGAAAAACTTAACCAGTTTTTAGCTGAAGAAGTTGTTGTTATTTTCAACATGCACAGACAATCGTATACGGTTCAACAAGGATGGCTAAGAAATTACCATTCAAGTGATCTTAACCACGATGCGTACCAATATTTAAATGTTGATACTGCTAAGAAAGAAGAGTTAATTAAGAAGTTCTAA
- a CDS encoding ABC transporter permease gives MNLYSYVLRRLLYTIPVLLGVCFIIFIIFNVVAPDPAFTLLGRHATVEQIAQLHKELGMDRPLVEQYLATVKSAFTFDFGYSWSSKQQISEMIKAGAGPSLTLTVPLFVIGFILSISIALLVSFYRGKFIDKAVLLISIGTMSIPGLAYILFGQYFFAYKLGWFEISGYEPGFPNFVPYIILPILIYLTFSWGPDTRFYRSVILDEVYQDYVRTARAKGVGELSIMFKHVLKNAMIPILTYIVIQIPFLFLGLLLAEAFFGIPGLGGMTIKAINTSDFPVIKAMTILSALGFIIFGVITDVLYTVVDPRMKLK, from the coding sequence ATGAATTTGTATTCTTATGTTTTACGCAGACTCCTTTATACCATCCCAGTATTACTGGGAGTTTGCTTTATTATTTTTATTATCTTTAACGTTGTTGCTCCGGACCCGGCGTTCACACTTCTTGGAAGACACGCGACTGTTGAACAGATCGCTCAGCTTCACAAAGAATTGGGAATGGACCGTCCTTTAGTTGAGCAATACCTGGCAACTGTTAAATCAGCCTTCACATTTGATTTTGGATACTCATGGTCTTCAAAACAACAAATCTCTGAGATGATTAAAGCAGGCGCAGGACCGTCACTAACACTGACTGTGCCACTTTTTGTGATTGGATTCATTCTTTCAATTTCAATTGCTCTATTAGTATCTTTCTATCGTGGAAAGTTTATCGACAAAGCAGTGCTTTTGATTTCGATTGGAACAATGAGTATTCCAGGTCTAGCTTACATTCTTTTTGGGCAATACTTTTTTGCTTACAAGCTTGGATGGTTTGAGATTTCTGGATACGAACCTGGTTTTCCTAACTTCGTTCCATACATCATTCTTCCGATTCTTATCTACCTTACGTTCAGCTGGGGACCAGATACAAGGTTTTACCGTTCAGTTATCCTTGATGAAGTTTATCAGGACTACGTTCGTACAGCGCGTGCTAAAGGTGTAGGTGAACTTTCAATCATGTTCAAACACGTTTTAAAAAATGCGATGATTCCAATTCTTACTTATATCGTTATCCAGATTCCATTTCTGTTTTTAGGTCTTCTATTAGCAGAGGCGTTTTTCGGGATTCCTGGTTTAGGTGGGATGACAATCAAAGCAATTAACACAAGTGACTTCCCGGTTATCAAAGCGATGACTATTTTAAGTGCACTTGGATTTATCATTTTCGGGGTTATTACTGATGTTCTTTACACAGTAGTTGATCCTCGTATGAAGTTGAAATAG
- a CDS encoding ABC transporter permease: MTTATNTAEMVVTPPTIKQSKSLWSHALSTILKDKLACTALIVVLIYFLIALLTFMGVIASNWGAEIGPSYAPPSADYLFGTDIFGRSVFLKMIKGAETAIAIGLATSIISLVIGTAMGAIAGYFGGLIDEAIVWFYTTFSSIPFIMLLISIAFIMGKGTTTVFISLGVTSWVSLCRIVRGEVMKHKEREYSQAASALGAGHTRKIFKHILPNISHVLIINFSLTFESAIKAEVILSYLGLGVQGRPSWGTMIDDSKLELARGVWWQLGAATLAMFFIVLAFNILGDALRDALDPKLKGK, translated from the coding sequence ATGACGACAGCAACGAATACCGCAGAAATGGTGGTAACACCTCCAACTATTAAGCAGTCAAAGTCCCTTTGGTCACACGCGCTTAGTACAATTTTAAAAGACAAACTTGCATGTACTGCTTTGATTGTCGTTCTTATTTACTTCCTGATCGCACTCTTAACTTTTATGGGTGTTATCGCTAGTAACTGGGGCGCTGAAATTGGCCCTTCATATGCACCTCCAAGTGCAGATTATCTTTTTGGGACAGACATCTTCGGAAGAAGTGTTTTCTTGAAAATGATCAAAGGTGCTGAGACAGCTATCGCTATTGGATTAGCGACTTCAATCATCTCACTTGTTATTGGTACGGCAATGGGAGCTATCGCTGGATACTTCGGCGGGCTTATTGATGAAGCGATCGTATGGTTTTATACGACTTTCTCATCTATCCCATTCATCATGCTTTTAATTTCTATCGCCTTCATTATGGGGAAAGGAACGACTACAGTATTTATCTCTCTTGGGGTAACGAGCTGGGTTTCTCTTTGCCGTATTGTTCGTGGTGAAGTTATGAAGCACAAAGAGCGTGAATACTCACAAGCGGCAAGTGCGCTTGGAGCAGGTCACACGAGAAAGATCTTCAAGCACATCCTGCCGAACATCTCTCACGTTTTAATCATTAACTTTTCACTTACATTTGAATCAGCGATCAAAGCTGAAGTAATTCTTTCCTACTTAGGTCTTGGAGTTCAAGGTCGCCCAAGTTGGGGTACAATGATTGACGACTCAAAGTTAGAACTTGCTCGTGGAGTTTGGTGGCAATTAGGTGCTGCAACTCTGGCAATGTTCTTTATTGTACTTGCATTTAACATTTTAGGAGACGCTCTTCGTGATGCTCTCGATCCAAAGTTAAAAGGGAAATAA
- a CDS encoding ABC transporter ATP-binding protein gives MSEKVLEVKDLVVEFKTDRGTIKAVNGVNFDVFKGKTVGIVGESGSGKSVSALAIMGLIPNPPGRIASGQILFNGKSLVNMEASEMRKIRGNKIAMIFQEPMTSLNPVFTIGNQIEEVIELHQPQLSRKEREAKAVDMLRLVGIPSPEKRVKEYPHQLSGGMRQRVMIAIALSCEPDVLIADEPTTALDVTIQAQILELMKKLQKELGMGIILITHDLGVVAETCDTVAVMYCGQIVETADVKTLFNHPRHPYTKGLMNSIPSFDSTSGHRKERLQTIEGMVPSLFDLPSGCNFQDRCVNVTEHCRGSQGEPLLRDMEAGHKAACFNPLQQFEGKGL, from the coding sequence ATGTCTGAAAAAGTCTTAGAAGTAAAAGATCTTGTCGTTGAGTTTAAAACTGATCGCGGAACAATTAAGGCCGTTAACGGTGTTAATTTTGACGTATTCAAGGGAAAAACTGTTGGGATCGTAGGAGAGTCGGGGTCAGGTAAATCTGTTTCTGCTCTAGCTATCATGGGACTTATTCCAAATCCTCCAGGTCGCATTGCCAGTGGACAAATTCTTTTCAACGGAAAGAGTTTGGTGAACATGGAAGCAAGCGAGATGAGAAAAATCCGCGGTAACAAAATCGCGATGATTTTCCAGGAGCCGATGACTTCACTAAATCCGGTTTTCACAATTGGAAATCAGATTGAAGAAGTAATCGAACTTCACCAGCCTCAATTATCAAGAAAAGAAAGAGAAGCAAAAGCTGTAGATATGTTACGCCTTGTTGGTATCCCATCTCCTGAAAAGAGAGTGAAGGAATACCCTCACCAGTTATCTGGTGGGATGAGACAAAGGGTCATGATCGCGATTGCTCTTTCATGTGAGCCAGATGTTCTTATCGCTGATGAGCCGACAACTGCTCTGGATGTAACAATCCAAGCTCAGATTTTAGAGCTGATGAAAAAACTTCAAAAAGAACTGGGAATGGGGATCATCCTTATTACTCACGACCTTGGTGTCGTTGCTGAAACATGTGACACAGTTGCAGTTATGTACTGTGGTCAGATCGTTGAAACAGCAGACGTTAAAACATTATTCAATCACCCAAGACACCCGTATACGAAAGGATTGATGAACTCAATTCCATCTTTCGATTCAACTAGTGGACACAGAAAAGAGCGACTTCAAACAATTGAAGGAATGGTTCCGTCGCTATTTGATTTACCATCAGGATGTAATTTTCAAGATCGTTGTGTAAACGTGACTGAGCATTGCCGTGGTTCTCAAGGTGAGCCACTGTTAAGAGATATGGAAGCTGGTCACAAGGCTGCCTGTTTCAATCCACTTCAACAATTTGAAGGAAAAGGTCTATGA